A window of Zingiber officinale cultivar Zhangliang chromosome 5A, Zo_v1.1, whole genome shotgun sequence contains these coding sequences:
- the LOC121980337 gene encoding uncharacterized protein LOC121980337 isoform X1, with product MDKRHGHLGLGLHFSSGNTSKDLSQSHTGNKLWIYSSHPCSNGVNLKGTKRKLCHVYESGIEDSSLTLGVGHPASSSDSSKNSATACTMSTTRETDDGSSMDLGLNFDLNLGNENLICPIKPALDVRKAKVDLQLSLSVGGSFDSVVTGVTPVLSDNYLSDNVLSFSQVPTVDEGSTSSHWYRSKLLPFLNSPDKHDNVSPDKAFHNASTQAGQSDASLSTIIQPQKSSVSISGVTQTQQSNSTTKNCQFPGCSKGARGASGLCIAHGGGRRCRKAGCQKGAEGRTIFCKGHGGGRRCQHLGCTKSAEGRTDYCIAHGGGRRCSHEGCLKAARGKSGLCIRHGGGKRCQKENCTKSAEGHSGLCIAHGGGRRCKYPECTKGAQGSTNFCKAHGGGKRCTYLGCIKGAEGSTPFCKAHGGGKRCAFQGGCTKSVHGGTQFCVAHGGGKRCAVLECTKSARGRTDFCVRHGGGKRCKVEGCGKSAQGSTDFCKAHGGGKRCSWGQPESGLGMKSPPCERFARGKSGLCAAHTALVEDQCVHGEGQLLAFGSENQGVIKPEKMKEIVDLARSAETENEKNILSSNTQEYVHPTTPVDSRSVSLPEGRVHGGSLMAMLASNSSIGSTSTSQVDCCNPERRTPHFVARKWF from the coding sequence ATGGATAAGAGGCATGGTCATCTTGGGCTCGGTTTACACttctcttctggaaatacttcaaAGGATTTGTCTCAGTCTCATACTGGCAACAAACTATGGATTTATTCTTCTCACCCCTGTTCGAATGGTGTTAATTTGAAAGGAACAAAGAGGAAGTTGTGTCATGTATATGAAAGTGGTATAGAAGATTCTTCACTAACACTTGGCGTAGGCCATCCAGCAAGTTCATCAGATAGCAGTAAGAACTCTGCTACAGCTTGCACCATGTCTACCACAAGGGAAACAGATGATGGGTCATCCATGGATCTTGGACTAAATTTTGATCTCAATCTTGGTAATGAAAATTTAATTTGCCCAATAAAACCTGCTCTTGATGTTCGAAAGGCTAAAGTTGATCTTCAGTTGAGTTTATCAGTAGGTGGTTCATTTGATTCTGTTGTTACAGGTGTGACTCCAGTCTTGAGTGACAACTATTTATCAGACAACGTGCTATCTTTCTCTCAGGTGCCAACTGTTGATGAAGGATCAACTTCATCTCACTGGTATAGGAGCAAGTTATTACCATTTTTAAATAGTCCTGACAAGCATGATAATGTATCCCCTGACAAAGCATTCCATAATGCATCTACTCAAGCTGGGCAGTCAGATGCCTCTTTATCAACAATCATCCAACCACAGAAAAGTTCAGTTTCCATTTCTGGTGTAACCCAAACTCAACAATCCAATAGCACTACTAAAAATTGTCAGTTTCCGGGATGTTCCAAAGGAGCTAGAGGTGCTTCTGGATTGTGCATAGCTCATGGTGGAGGGCGGAGGTGCCGTAAAGCTGGTTGTCAGAAGGGAGCTGAGGGAAGAACCATCTTCTGCAAAGGCCATGGTGGTGGTAGGCGATGTCAACACCTTGGCTGCACTAAGAGCGCTGAAGGTCGCACAGACTACTGCATTGCTCATGGTGGTGGACGTCGTTGCAGCCATGAAGGTTGCCTTAAAGCAGCTAGGGGAAAATCTGGTCTATGCATAAGGCATGGTGGCGGCAAGAGATGCCAAAAGGAGAATTGCACAAAGAGTGCAGAAGGGCATTCTGGATTATGCATTGCCCATGGAGGTGGCAGGCGGTGCAAATATCCTGAATGTACAAAGGGTGCACAAGGCAGCACAAATTTCTGCAAGGCACATGGTGGGGGTAAGAGGTGCACATACTTGGGTTGCATAAAAGGGGCTGAAGGAAGCACTCCATTTTGTAAGGCACATGGTGGAGGGAAACGTTGTGCATTCCAAGGTGGTTGCACAAAGAGTGTCCATGGTGGCACCCAATTTTGTGTGGCCCATGGTGGTGGAAAACGATGTGCTGTATTAGAGTGCACTAAAAGTGCAAGAGGTAGGACAGATTTCTGTGTTCGTCATGGAGGTGGAAAGAGATGCAAGGTTGAGGGTTGTGGAAAGAGTGCTCAGGGCAGCACTGATTTCTGTAAAGCCCATGGCGGTGGTAAACGATGCTCATGGGGCCAACCTGAGTCAGGCCTTGGTATGAAAAGCCCTCCCTGTGAACGTTTTGCCAGAGGAAAGAGTGGCCTCTGTGCTGCACACACTGCTCTAGTGGAGGACCAGTGCGTTCATGGAGAAGGCCAACTTCTGGCCTTTGGTTCAGAGAATCAAGGAGTCATAAAACCTGAGAAGATGAAAGAGATTGTTGACCTAGCTAGGTCTGCGGAAACGGAAAATGAGAAGAACATTCTCTCGAGCAATACTCAGGAATATGTGCATCCTACAACACCTGTTGATTCTAGGTCGGTTTCTCTTCCAGAAGGCAGGGTGCATGGTGGGAGTCTTATGGCTATGCTGGCTAGCAATTCAAGTATTGGCAGCACTTCTACAAGTCAAGTTGATTGCTGCAACCCTGAACGGAGGACACCACACTTTGTGGCTCGGAAATGGTTTTAA
- the LOC121980337 gene encoding uncharacterized protein LOC121980337 isoform X2: protein MDKRHGHLGLGLHFSSGNTSKDLSQSHTGNKLWIYSSHPCSNGVNLKGTKRKLCHVYESGIEDSSLTLGVGHPASSSDSSKNSATACTMSTTRETDDGSSMDLGLNFDLNLGVTPVLSDNYLSDNVLSFSQVPTVDEGSTSSHWYRSKLLPFLNSPDKHDNVSPDKAFHNASTQAGQSDASLSTIIQPQKSSVSISGVTQTQQSNSTTKNCQFPGCSKGARGASGLCIAHGGGRRCRKAGCQKGAEGRTIFCKGHGGGRRCQHLGCTKSAEGRTDYCIAHGGGRRCSHEGCLKAARGKSGLCIRHGGGKRCQKENCTKSAEGHSGLCIAHGGGRRCKYPECTKGAQGSTNFCKAHGGGKRCTYLGCIKGAEGSTPFCKAHGGGKRCAFQGGCTKSVHGGTQFCVAHGGGKRCAVLECTKSARGRTDFCVRHGGGKRCKVEGCGKSAQGSTDFCKAHGGGKRCSWGQPESGLGMKSPPCERFARGKSGLCAAHTALVEDQCVHGEGQLLAFGSENQGVIKPEKMKEIVDLARSAETENEKNILSSNTQEYVHPTTPVDSRSVSLPEGRVHGGSLMAMLASNSSIGSTSTSQVDCCNPERRTPHFVARKWF from the exons ATGGATAAGAGGCATGGTCATCTTGGGCTCGGTTTACACttctcttctggaaatacttcaaAGGATTTGTCTCAGTCTCATACTGGCAACAAACTATGGATTTATTCTTCTCACCCCTGTTCGAATGGTGTTAATTTGAAAGGAACAAAGAGGAAGTTGTGTCATGTATATGAAAGTGGTATAGAAGATTCTTCACTAACACTTGGCGTAGGCCATCCAGCAAGTTCATCAGATAGCAGTAAGAACTCTGCTACAGCTTGCACCATGTCTACCACAAGGGAAACAGATGATGGGTCATCCATGGATCTTGGACTAAATTTTGATCTCAATCTTG GTGTGACTCCAGTCTTGAGTGACAACTATTTATCAGACAACGTGCTATCTTTCTCTCAGGTGCCAACTGTTGATGAAGGATCAACTTCATCTCACTGGTATAGGAGCAAGTTATTACCATTTTTAAATAGTCCTGACAAGCATGATAATGTATCCCCTGACAAAGCATTCCATAATGCATCTACTCAAGCTGGGCAGTCAGATGCCTCTTTATCAACAATCATCCAACCACAGAAAAGTTCAGTTTCCATTTCTGGTGTAACCCAAACTCAACAATCCAATAGCACTACTAAAAATTGTCAGTTTCCGGGATGTTCCAAAGGAGCTAGAGGTGCTTCTGGATTGTGCATAGCTCATGGTGGAGGGCGGAGGTGCCGTAAAGCTGGTTGTCAGAAGGGAGCTGAGGGAAGAACCATCTTCTGCAAAGGCCATGGTGGTGGTAGGCGATGTCAACACCTTGGCTGCACTAAGAGCGCTGAAGGTCGCACAGACTACTGCATTGCTCATGGTGGTGGACGTCGTTGCAGCCATGAAGGTTGCCTTAAAGCAGCTAGGGGAAAATCTGGTCTATGCATAAGGCATGGTGGCGGCAAGAGATGCCAAAAGGAGAATTGCACAAAGAGTGCAGAAGGGCATTCTGGATTATGCATTGCCCATGGAGGTGGCAGGCGGTGCAAATATCCTGAATGTACAAAGGGTGCACAAGGCAGCACAAATTTCTGCAAGGCACATGGTGGGGGTAAGAGGTGCACATACTTGGGTTGCATAAAAGGGGCTGAAGGAAGCACTCCATTTTGTAAGGCACATGGTGGAGGGAAACGTTGTGCATTCCAAGGTGGTTGCACAAAGAGTGTCCATGGTGGCACCCAATTTTGTGTGGCCCATGGTGGTGGAAAACGATGTGCTGTATTAGAGTGCACTAAAAGTGCAAGAGGTAGGACAGATTTCTGTGTTCGTCATGGAGGTGGAAAGAGATGCAAGGTTGAGGGTTGTGGAAAGAGTGCTCAGGGCAGCACTGATTTCTGTAAAGCCCATGGCGGTGGTAAACGATGCTCATGGGGCCAACCTGAGTCAGGCCTTGGTATGAAAAGCCCTCCCTGTGAACGTTTTGCCAGAGGAAAGAGTGGCCTCTGTGCTGCACACACTGCTCTAGTGGAGGACCAGTGCGTTCATGGAGAAGGCCAACTTCTGGCCTTTGGTTCAGAGAATCAAGGAGTCATAAAACCTGAGAAGATGAAAGAGATTGTTGACCTAGCTAGGTCTGCGGAAACGGAAAATGAGAAGAACATTCTCTCGAGCAATACTCAGGAATATGTGCATCCTACAACACCTGTTGATTCTAGGTCGGTTTCTCTTCCAGAAGGCAGGGTGCATGGTGGGAGTCTTATGGCTATGCTGGCTAGCAATTCAAGTATTGGCAGCACTTCTACAAGTCAAGTTGATTGCTGCAACCCTGAACGGAGGACACCACACTTTGTGGCTCGGAAATGGTTTTAA